In one Heterodontus francisci isolate sHetFra1 chromosome 18, sHetFra1.hap1, whole genome shotgun sequence genomic region, the following are encoded:
- the LOC137379898 gene encoding probable G-protein coupled receptor 139: MHEPVTGPVYAIYYPILAALGIPVNLVAIVILAQGKCGLCKCITYYLVAMAAADLMVVITGVILNRIIDIYFPGNYLLITPLCRTKTALVYATRDISVWLTVAFTFDRFIAICCQKLKTKYCTKETAAVIVGMVLTLSCFKNIPWYFVYEPLYIIDKLPWYCRIRSRFYTSPLWLAFSYFGCIATPFLPFFVILLLNALTVRCILVASRVRKTLRGNTSSENNPDLEMDNRRKSIILLFSISGNFLFLWLTYTIHYLYYRITNTYSYTGYNDPVYILQETGFMLLLLSCCTNTIIYAVTQAKFRKELKKIVKYPVNQIVKLFFVG, encoded by the coding sequence ttaacctggtggcgattgtgatcctggcccagggaaagtgcggtctctgcaAATGTATCACCtattatctggtggccatggcagcagcggatctgaTGGTTGTCATCACTGGAGTTATACTCAATCGGATCATTGATATTTACTTTCCTGGAAATTATCTGTTGATAACACCGCTATGTCGGACAAAAACTGCCCTAGTTTATGCAACCAGAGACATTTCTGTCTGGTTAACCGTTGCATTCACCTTTGATCGTTTtatagccatttgttgccagaagctgaaaaccaaaTATTGCACCAAGGAAACAGCAGCTGTGATTGTAGGAATGGTGCTCACCCTGAGCTGTTTCAAAAACATCCCCTGGTACTTTGTATATGAACCTTTGTACATAATTGACAAATTGCCCTGGTATTGCAGGATAAGGTCAAGGTTTTATACTTCACCTCTATGGCTAGCATTTTCTTATTTTGGCTGCATAGCGACCCCTTTTCTGCCATTTTTTGTTattttactgctcaatgcactGACAGTGAGATGTATATTAGTGGCTAGCAGAGTCCGCAAGACATTGAGGGGCAACACCAGCTCTGAAAATAATCCAGATCTTGAGATGGATAACAGGagaaaatcaatcattttactcttcagtatatctggcaattTTCTATTTTTATGGCTGACATACACAATACATTACTTGTATTACAGAATTACCAATACTTATTCTTACACGGGTTACAATGACCCAGTTTATATCCTTCAAGAAACTGGATTTATGCTTCTGCTTTTGAGCTGCTGTACGAACACgattatttatgcagtgacccaggctAAATTCAGAAAGGAGTTAAAGAAAATAGTGAAATATCCAGTGAATCAAATTGTTAAGCTTTTTTTTGTTGGATAG